Proteins encoded together in one Amblyomma americanum isolate KBUSLIRL-KWMA chromosome 1, ASM5285725v1, whole genome shotgun sequence window:
- the LOC144114776 gene encoding uncharacterized protein LOC144114776, with the protein MASGQYIGEEMALVELAGKFLPTHRGDSDSYNAPEQWSVDKDDAEGLHRPLEDPAAAEEENPGGVLVGSGLEPLGNGASSEAMNIAQSGPMETYPEPPKCAGLMGLLALCVGASLGFVAVLIAFSAYVYQTRFSAKYSPAYP; encoded by the coding sequence ATGGCCAGCGGACAATACATCGGCGAGGAAATGGCTTTGGTTGAGCTTGCGGGCAAGTTTCTGCCGACCCATCGAGGGGACAGCGACAGCTACAACGCTCCCGAGCAATGGTCGGTGGACAAAGACGATGCGGAAGGGCTCCACCGACCTTTGGAAGATCCTGCAGCCGCCGAGGAGGAGAACCCTGGCGGCGTCCTGGTCGGTTCCGGCCTAGAACCACTCGGCAATGGTGCTAGCAGCGAGGCAATGAACATCGCGCAGTCAGGCCCCATGGAGACCTACCCTGAACCCCCGAAGTGTGCTGGACTGATGGGGCTGTTGGCGCTCTGCGTAGGGGCGTCACTCGGCTTCGTGGCGGTGCTGATTGCGTTCTCGGCCTACGTCTACCAAACGAGATTCAGCGCCAAATATTCGCCAGCATATCCGTGA